One genomic window of Halanaerobium saccharolyticum subsp. saccharolyticum DSM 6643 includes the following:
- the rsgA gene encoding ribosome small subunit-dependent GTPase A translates to MKGILIKLIGGFFFVASPNKEIYQCRIRGKIREKIYPGDYVEIDKENKILEDYYSRKNLLKRPKVANVDQVVIMHSVKDPEFTPSLLDRFLLLVESSGFEPLIVINKIDQADPGFEKDFEEYKEAGYEVYFISVKENTNLKKLFDRLNNKINVLTGPSGSGKSSFLNKVIEDADLRTAAVSKKLKKGVHTTRMVELLSLPNQGWVADTPGFSSMAKVDFEIELDDLSWYFPEIAKYNNACKFNGCSHLHEPGCVVQQKVENGEISKRRYESYKQIYNEIKEKEIRY, encoded by the coding sequence ATGAAGGGTATTTTAATTAAGTTGATCGGAGGATTTTTCTTTGTAGCTTCTCCAAATAAGGAGATATACCAATGTAGAATTAGAGGTAAGATTAGAGAAAAAATATACCCAGGCGATTATGTGGAGATTGACAAAGAAAATAAAATTCTTGAGGATTATTATTCAAGAAAAAATTTATTAAAAAGGCCAAAGGTTGCAAATGTTGATCAGGTAGTAATAATGCATTCAGTAAAAGATCCAGAGTTTACACCTTCATTATTAGATAGATTTTTATTGCTTGTAGAAAGTTCTGGTTTTGAGCCTCTGATAGTTATTAATAAAATTGATCAGGCTGATCCTGGTTTTGAAAAAGATTTTGAAGAATATAAAGAAGCAGGTTATGAGGTTTATTTTATAAGCGTTAAAGAAAATACTAATTTAAAAAAACTATTTGATAGATTAAATAACAAAATAAATGTTTTAACAGGACCTTCTGGCTCAGGAAAATCATCATTTTTGAATAAGGTGATTGAGGATGCAGATTTGAGAACTGCTGCTGTCAGTAAGAAATTAAAAAAAGGAGTTCATACAACCAGAATGGTAGAATTATTATCACTTCCAAATCAGGGTTGGGTTGCTGACACTCCAGGTTTTTCCTCAATGGCTAAGGTTGATTTTGAAATTGAACTAGATGATTTATCATGGTATTTTCCCGAAATAGCCAAATATAATAATGCTTGTAAATTTAATGGATGCAGCCACTTACATGAACCGGGTTGTGTTGTTCAGCAGAAAGTTGAAAATGGCGAGATATCTAAGCGGAGATATGAGAGTTACAAACAAATATATAATGAAATAAAAGAAAAGGAGATTAGATACTAA
- the pknB gene encoding Stk1 family PASTA domain-containing Ser/Thr kinase: MQGKILNNRYKIIKEIGRGGMAIVYSARDTLLERRVALKMLRPEYKSDDEFIDKFRQEARAVARLSHPNVVSIYDIVVDEERIYLVMEIVEGKTLKDIIKERTKLSIAESLEMARQIAAALSVAHGNQIVHCDIKPHNIILNDEMEVKVTDFGIARAVSNATVRVTETVVGSAHYFSPEQAKGGEIKAYSDVYSLGVVLYEMTTGELPFHGESPISVALKHIQQTPVEPSQINNEIPKEVNDLIMKAISKDPADRFQDASEMRQQITYCLKNLKSKTTNNNKKEKFNADETKVMKKTDFAFLNKSKNNKNKNDDGQKSLNNKNKENDKSKKTKNAKEIDAQKSAANFDAEKDKRKNEIKKDNQKSKNKKPLYIISAVILFFLLTIGGLLFFFNQYTNVPVVQVPNIEGKNLTEARKMASEVGLNLLENEERVFSEELPENYVVTQQPAAGERIKQSRPLNITVSRGPQLIEIPSFVGNSLREALLELDNLSLSSGDIQYIFRLSEDPGTVINQIPAAGAEVEKGSEITLFVSRGERDISVRMPDLTGLQQTEAVNLIRDKGLNVGQISVENSNRFTDGQVISQSVRAGEYLPKGIAVDFVISKGAENPSAENFHLNRISINVTGSERREVRIVIEDDNGEEQVYQAIHEPGDNIVRDIQSQGETKLKIYFDDQLIKSESFGG; this comes from the coding sequence ATGCAGGGTAAGATTTTAAATAATCGTTATAAGATAATAAAAGAAATTGGCCGTGGTGGAATGGCTATTGTCTATTCAGCTCGAGATACTCTGTTGGAAAGAAGAGTAGCTTTAAAAATGCTGCGTCCAGAATATAAATCAGATGATGAATTTATAGATAAATTCAGACAGGAAGCAAGAGCAGTAGCAAGATTATCTCATCCTAATGTTGTAAGTATTTATGATATTGTAGTTGATGAAGAAAGAATATATCTTGTAATGGAAATTGTTGAAGGTAAAACTTTAAAAGATATTATTAAAGAAAGAACTAAACTTTCTATTGCTGAATCATTAGAGATGGCAAGACAGATTGCAGCTGCATTATCAGTAGCCCATGGTAATCAAATTGTTCACTGTGATATAAAGCCTCATAATATAATTTTAAATGACGAGATGGAGGTTAAAGTTACAGACTTTGGTATAGCAAGAGCTGTTAGTAATGCAACTGTAAGAGTAACTGAAACAGTAGTAGGCAGCGCACACTATTTTTCACCTGAACAAGCCAAAGGTGGAGAAATAAAGGCTTACTCAGATGTTTATTCTTTAGGAGTTGTACTTTATGAAATGACAACAGGTGAACTTCCTTTTCATGGAGAAAGCCCGATTTCAGTTGCTTTAAAGCATATACAACAAACTCCAGTTGAACCATCACAGATTAATAATGAGATACCTAAAGAAGTTAATGATTTAATTATGAAAGCAATTTCAAAAGATCCTGCAGATCGTTTTCAGGATGCATCTGAGATGAGGCAGCAGATCACCTATTGTTTAAAAAACCTTAAAAGCAAAACTACTAATAATAACAAAAAAGAAAAATTCAATGCTGATGAAACTAAGGTGATGAAAAAAACGGATTTTGCTTTTTTAAATAAGTCTAAAAATAATAAAAACAAAAACGATGATGGACAGAAAAGTTTAAATAATAAGAATAAAGAAAATGATAAAAGCAAGAAGACTAAAAATGCAAAAGAAATTGATGCTCAAAAATCGGCTGCTAATTTTGATGCTGAAAAAGATAAAAGAAAAAATGAAATAAAAAAAGATAATCAAAAAAGCAAAAATAAAAAGCCATTATATATAATATCTGCTGTAATATTATTTTTTCTGTTAACTATTGGTGGACTATTATTTTTCTTTAACCAATATACTAATGTACCGGTTGTTCAGGTACCTAATATTGAAGGTAAAAATTTAACAGAAGCAAGAAAAATGGCTTCAGAAGTCGGGTTAAATTTATTAGAAAATGAGGAAAGAGTATTTAGTGAAGAACTGCCAGAAAATTATGTAGTAACTCAACAGCCAGCAGCTGGTGAGAGAATAAAACAGAGTCGTCCCTTAAATATAACTGTAAGTAGAGGTCCACAATTAATTGAGATTCCTAGTTTTGTTGGCAATTCTTTAAGAGAGGCTCTACTTGAACTTGATAACCTTTCACTCAGCAGTGGTGATATACAATATATATTTAGGTTATCTGAAGACCCAGGAACTGTAATTAATCAAATTCCCGCTGCCGGGGCTGAAGTTGAAAAAGGAAGTGAAATCACTTTATTTGTTAGCCGTGGAGAAAGAGATATTTCTGTTAGAATGCCAGATTTAACTGGTCTGCAGCAAACAGAAGCTGTTAACTTGATTAGAGATAAGGGACTAAATGTTGGCCAGATTAGTGTAGAAAATTCTAATCGTTTTACTGATGGCCAAGTTATTTCCCAAAGTGTAAGAGCGGGAGAATATTTACCGAAGGGAATTGCTGTAGATTTTGTAATTAGTAAAGGTGCTGAAAATCCTTCTGCAGAAAATTTTCATTTGAATAGAATTTCTATCAATGTTACAGGATCAGAACGCAGAGAAGTTAGAATAGTAATCGAAGATGATAATGGGGAAGAACAAGTTTATCAAGCAATTCATGAGCCGGGCGATAACATTGTGAGAGATATTCAAAGCCAGGGTGAAACAAAACTTAAAATATATTTTGATGATCAATTAATTAAATCAGAAAGTTTTGGGGGATGA
- a CDS encoding Stp1/IreP family PP2C-type Ser/Thr phosphatase produces MRFKALTDKGNKRSLNEDNYYIDEKINFFMVADGMGGHAAGEVASQIAASFTADFDFDLSEPLKSLSSLTYKINQEIINKSSSNQEYMGMGTTFAAAIIKDQNIYYINLGDSRIYLYNKNNKQLKKISKDHSLVGKLLRENKITEEEAFNHPKKNIVTQALGLEENLDLDKGQLKISEDEYLLLCTDGLSDMIRKNKIEEIFSENNQTEDIAEQLLQEALASGGFDNITLIVVGYSEE; encoded by the coding sequence ATGCGGTTTAAAGCTTTAACTGATAAAGGAAATAAACGCAGTCTAAATGAAGATAATTATTATATTGATGAAAAAATAAATTTTTTTATGGTTGCTGATGGTATGGGTGGACATGCTGCTGGAGAAGTAGCCAGCCAGATTGCAGCAAGCTTTACCGCTGATTTTGACTTTGATTTATCAGAGCCTTTAAAAAGTTTGAGCAGCTTAACATATAAGATAAATCAAGAAATAATTAATAAAAGCAGCTCAAATCAAGAATATATGGGGATGGGCACAACTTTTGCAGCTGCGATAATTAAGGATCAAAATATTTATTATATTAACTTAGGGGATAGTAGAATTTATCTTTATAATAAAAATAATAAACAGCTGAAAAAGATTTCTAAGGATCATTCATTAGTAGGTAAGCTGCTTCGAGAAAATAAAATAACAGAAGAGGAAGCTTTTAACCATCCTAAAAAAAATATAGTTACTCAAGCTTTAGGGCTTGAAGAAAATTTAGATTTAGACAAAGGACAGCTTAAAATATCTGAAGATGAATATCTATTATTATGTACAGATGGTCTTTCAGATATGATCAGAAAAAATAAAATTGAAGAAATTTTTTCAGAAAATAATCAAACTGAAGATATTGCTGAGCAGCTACTGCAGGAAGCTCTAGCTAGTGGTGGTTTTGATAATATCACTTTAATAGTAGTTGGTTACAGTGAAGAATAA
- the rlmN gene encoding 23S rRNA (adenine(2503)-C(2))-methyltransferase RlmN: MKDLKELNRDELIDEFKEAGFPSYRGEQVFNWLYKNGVSTTEEMKNIPKKMRKYIDENYNLSDIKEIDRSVAVDGTVKYLWELNDGENIEGVYLPFPESGRHSACISTQVGCGLGCSFCATGIDGLQRNLTAGEIVDQVIKVQKDISGSNFAEPRLSNVVFMGMGEPLANFDNLMKAVEIINADQGLNIGMRKMTISTAGLVPEIKKLAQVNDQIGLAVSLHAPNDRLRNKIMPINKKYSLNQLLSAVIDYIEKTGRRVTFEYVLMDSVNDSPELSVQLAELLRGINCHVNLIPANPVPELGIERPVQKVIDSFYGTLQSNGIQVTLRKEMGTQIDAACGQLKRKEK, encoded by the coding sequence ATGAAAGATTTAAAAGAACTAAACAGAGATGAGTTAATAGACGAATTTAAAGAAGCTGGTTTTCCATCTTATAGAGGCGAGCAGGTTTTTAACTGGTTATATAAAAATGGAGTTTCTACTACAGAAGAAATGAAAAATATCCCTAAAAAGATGCGTAAATATATAGATGAAAATTATAATTTAAGTGATATAAAGGAAATAGATAGAAGTGTAGCTGTCGATGGAACTGTTAAATATTTATGGGAGCTAAATGATGGCGAAAACATTGAGGGAGTGTATCTTCCTTTTCCCGAATCAGGACGTCACAGTGCCTGTATTTCGACCCAGGTAGGATGTGGACTTGGATGTTCATTTTGTGCAACTGGAATTGATGGTTTGCAGAGAAATTTAACTGCAGGTGAGATTGTAGACCAGGTGATAAAAGTTCAAAAAGATATCAGTGGATCAAATTTTGCTGAGCCAAGATTAAGTAATGTCGTTTTTATGGGGATGGGTGAACCACTTGCCAATTTTGATAATTTGATGAAAGCGGTAGAAATTATTAATGCTGATCAAGGATTAAATATTGGGATGCGTAAAATGACTATTTCTACAGCGGGACTGGTACCAGAAATTAAAAAGCTGGCTCAGGTTAATGATCAGATTGGACTTGCAGTTTCTTTACATGCACCAAATGATCGCTTGAGAAACAAAATTATGCCTATTAACAAAAAATATAGTTTAAATCAACTTTTATCAGCCGTTATTGATTATATTGAAAAAACAGGTAGAAGAGTAACCTTCGAATATGTTTTAATGGATAGTGTTAATGATAGTCCTGAACTTTCTGTGCAGCTGGCTGAACTTTTAAGAGGTATAAATTGTCATGTGAATTTAATACCTGCTAATCCAGTTCCGGAATTGGGTATTGAGCGACCTGTACAAAAGGTGATAGATAGTTTTTACGGGACTTTACAAAGTAATGGGATCCAGGTTACACTTAGAAAAGAAATGGGTACTCAAATAGATGCAGCTTGTGGACAATTAAAAAGAAAAGAGAAGTAG
- the rsmB gene encoding 16S rRNA (cytosine(967)-C(5))-methyltransferase RsmB, translating into MNNLRSEILKALLRVESGSYSNLLLDSELNKIDDPRDKNLFTEIFYGVIRNKLYLDYIIDNFSKTQLNKMDKEVLVGLRIGVYQLFFLDKVPARAAIYESVEAVKIMLPGRKKGAVSFTNGVLRNINRKKDKLNLPSKSNNSEKYLSIKYSYPLWLVKRFINQYGFKRAERILKAGNKRAEVIYRHNSLKMQKEEFEKLLKEDEIKYKKTFLSSFYKLKEVDNPAKTEVFKRGGAYIQGTSAGLASLLLDPKENMKILDLAAAPGGKTTHLAALMNNTGQITALDISQSRLNLIKENIDRLGVKNITLKKADAVKYQDDQKYDRILADLPCSGLGLISSKPEIKWEKSESVITKMAALQYKILNNNLDKLKIGGTLLYSTCTLSQEENQDLINTILKENDKFKLVDINKKLEKVSTLNLKNDNKYLELLPGEVDSEGFFYALIKKVESD; encoded by the coding sequence TTGAATAATTTACGTTCTGAAATATTAAAAGCACTGCTTAGAGTTGAAAGTGGAAGTTATTCTAATTTATTATTAGATTCTGAATTAAATAAAATAGATGATCCCAGAGATAAAAATCTGTTTACTGAAATTTTTTATGGAGTGATTAGAAATAAATTATATTTAGATTATATAATTGATAATTTTTCTAAAACTCAATTAAATAAAATGGATAAAGAAGTATTAGTAGGGCTGAGAATTGGGGTTTATCAGCTCTTTTTTCTTGATAAAGTACCTGCAAGAGCCGCAATTTATGAAAGTGTTGAGGCTGTAAAAATAATGCTCCCAGGCAGAAAAAAAGGAGCTGTTTCATTTACAAATGGAGTTTTGAGAAATATTAATAGGAAAAAAGATAAATTAAATTTACCATCTAAAAGTAATAACTCAGAAAAATATTTGTCGATTAAATATTCTTATCCGCTCTGGCTTGTCAAACGTTTTATTAATCAGTATGGCTTTAAGAGGGCGGAAAGAATTTTAAAAGCAGGCAATAAGAGGGCGGAGGTTATTTATCGTCATAACTCTTTGAAAATGCAAAAAGAAGAATTTGAAAAACTTTTAAAAGAAGATGAGATTAAATATAAAAAAACATTTTTAAGTTCTTTTTATAAATTAAAAGAAGTTGATAACCCAGCGAAAACAGAGGTTTTTAAAAGAGGTGGTGCCTATATTCAGGGTACATCTGCTGGCTTGGCTTCATTATTATTAGACCCAAAAGAAAATATGAAAATTTTAGATTTAGCTGCTGCTCCAGGGGGGAAAACTACTCATTTGGCTGCCTTAATGAACAATACTGGTCAAATTACTGCTTTAGATATTAGCCAGAGTAGACTCAATTTAATCAAAGAAAATATAGATAGATTGGGAGTTAAAAACATTACTTTAAAAAAAGCTGATGCAGTTAAATATCAAGATGATCAAAAATATGATAGGATACTTGCAGATTTACCATGTTCAGGTTTAGGACTTATTTCTTCTAAACCAGAGATCAAATGGGAAAAGAGTGAGTCAGTTATTACTAAAATGGCTGCTTTACAATATAAAATTTTAAATAATAATTTAGATAAACTTAAAATTGGTGGCACATTATTATATTCAACCTGTACTTTAAGTCAGGAGGAGAACCAGGATCTTATCAATACAATTTTAAAAGAGAATGATAAATTTAAGTTAGTCGATATCAATAAGAAATTAGAAAAAGTTAGTACGTTGAACCTGAAAAATGATAATAAATATTTAGAACTTTTACCTGGAGAAGTAGATTCGGAAGGCTTTTTCTATGCGTTAATTAAAAAAGTGGAGAGTGATTAA
- a CDS encoding zinc metallopeptidase — MFPFFFDPTMIIIIPALMLAGYAQYKVKHTFNKFDEIQIDSNVSGAEAARKILLKNNLQNVEIRKSDGKLSDHYDPKNKTLNLSSEVYNNNTVSAVGVAAHEVGHAIQDKESYKPLSFRASLVPAANIGSSFGMPLAIFGFFIRADFLIMTGFVLFSAAFLFHLVTLPVEFNASNRAISSLKSTNLLTDKEIKGVKKVLKAAAFTYVATTLVALANMLRILILAGLGDD, encoded by the coding sequence ATGTTTCCATTTTTCTTTGATCCAACAATGATTATAATTATTCCTGCTTTGATGCTTGCAGGATATGCACAGTATAAAGTTAAACACACTTTTAATAAATTTGATGAAATTCAGATTGATTCAAATGTAAGTGGCGCAGAAGCTGCTAGAAAGATATTATTGAAAAATAATCTGCAAAATGTTGAAATTAGAAAAAGCGATGGTAAATTGAGCGATCATTATGATCCCAAAAATAAAACTTTAAATCTATCATCTGAAGTATATAATAATAATACTGTTTCAGCTGTTGGCGTTGCTGCTCATGAAGTGGGGCATGCAATACAGGATAAGGAAAGTTACAAACCACTTTCTTTTAGAGCTTCACTGGTTCCTGCAGCTAATATTGGTTCTAGTTTTGGAATGCCCTTAGCTATATTTGGGTTTTTCATTAGAGCTGATTTTTTAATAATGACAGGATTTGTGCTTTTTTCTGCAGCGTTTTTATTTCATCTGGTAACTTTACCGGTAGAATTTAATGCCAGCAATAGAGCTATCAGCAGTTTGAAAAGTACTAACTTATTAACTGATAAAGAAATTAAAGGTGTAAAGAAAGTTTTAAAAGCTGCTGCTTTTACCTATGTTGCAACAACACTAGTTGCTCTAGCAAATATGCTGAGGATATTAATTTTAGCTGGTCTGGGTGATGATTAA
- the fmt gene encoding methionyl-tRNA formyltransferase, with product MKIIFMGTPEFAVPSLLKLNNDPEIEIEAVITQPDRKSGRGQKVHYSDIKEKALENDLEILQSENVNKKEFLKKLKKIDPDFIVVVAFGQKLSPELLDIPEYGCINLHASLLPEYRGSSPIHKAIIDGKEVTGNTTMYMAEGWDDGDIIYQQKVEIEENDTVGILHDKLAERGSELLLKTLKDVKTGKAPRIEQDDSKATFAYKIDKSLGEIDWEQSANDIHNLIRGVNPWPGAFTYLNGERVKIWESEVSDSENTNLPAGTIVKANIDDGILVQTAAGILSIKKLQLPGAKRISAEDFINGHQLKAKDKFGTN from the coding sequence ATGAAAATAATTTTTATGGGAACACCTGAATTTGCAGTACCCTCACTACTTAAATTAAACAATGATCCAGAAATTGAAATTGAAGCAGTAATAACTCAACCTGATCGCAAAAGTGGCAGAGGCCAAAAAGTCCATTATTCTGATATTAAAGAGAAAGCTTTGGAGAATGATTTAGAAATACTTCAAAGCGAAAATGTTAATAAAAAAGAATTTTTGAAAAAATTAAAAAAAATCGATCCTGATTTTATAGTTGTTGTTGCTTTTGGACAAAAATTAAGCCCAGAACTTTTAGATATTCCGGAATATGGGTGTATTAATCTACACGCTTCTTTACTTCCTGAGTATAGAGGCTCGAGTCCAATTCATAAAGCTATTATTGATGGGAAAGAAGTTACTGGAAATACAACAATGTATATGGCTGAAGGTTGGGATGATGGTGACATCATTTATCAGCAAAAAGTTGAAATTGAAGAAAATGATACAGTTGGAATTTTACATGATAAATTAGCAGAAAGGGGTTCTGAACTACTTCTTAAAACATTAAAAGATGTAAAAACAGGAAAGGCTCCTCGGATAGAACAGGATGACTCTAAAGCAACATTTGCTTATAAAATTGATAAAAGTTTAGGTGAGATTGATTGGGAGCAGAGTGCTAATGATATTCATAATTTAATTAGAGGTGTTAACCCCTGGCCAGGCGCCTTCACTTATCTTAATGGAGAAAGAGTAAAAATTTGGGAAAGTGAAGTTAGTGATTCTGAAAACACTAATCTACCAGCTGGAACAATAGTTAAAGCCAATATAGATGATGGAATTTTGGTTCAAACAGCTGCTGGTATTTTATCAATAAAAAAATTACAGCTTCCAGGCGCTAAGAGGATTAGTGCTGAAGATTTTATAAATGGACATCAACTTAAGGCAAAAGATAAATTTGGTACTAATTAA
- the def gene encoding peptide deformylase translates to MALLKIRKIGDPVLRSKTKKIDEVTKKTNELIDNMFDTMYEEDGVGLAAPQVGILKKIAVVDIREGNKVILINPEIIEEEGKAIMEEGCLSIPGETGDVIRSQKIKVRSLNREGKEIEFMAEEFEARAIQHEIDHLNGVLFVDKIVKLVE, encoded by the coding sequence ATGGCTCTTTTAAAAATAAGAAAAATTGGTGACCCAGTTTTAAGAAGTAAGACAAAAAAAATAGATGAAGTAACTAAAAAAACAAATGAATTAATTGATAATATGTTTGATACAATGTACGAAGAAGACGGAGTAGGTTTAGCTGCACCGCAAGTTGGAATTTTAAAGAAAATTGCAGTTGTAGACATTCGTGAAGGCAACAAAGTTATTTTAATAAATCCAGAAATCATTGAAGAAGAAGGGAAAGCAATAATGGAGGAGGGCTGTTTGAGCATTCCAGGTGAAACTGGCGATGTAATCAGATCTCAAAAAATTAAAGTTAGAAGCTTAAATAGAGAAGGTAAAGAAATTGAATTTATGGCAGAAGAATTTGAAGCTAGAGCAATACAGCATGAGATTGATCATTTAAATGGAGTTTTATTTGTAGATAAAATTGTTAAACTTGTGGAGTGA
- the priA gene encoding replication restart helicase PriA — MNKIIKVVVDLPLKKLNKEFDYLLPDRFKSMIKVGQIVKVPFGRRKISAFVTQINADSDLEISKLKEIETIYYQESFFDNELLNLFYWTASYYHAYLPQVIKSALPPGIIDKKIKKKQVEYLKLNNEIDDFNNELQKLKNRAPKQYLILKYLLDNIEQQNKLKTVTSFADTSRQTVYRLIDKNLIILYNNYQSRVPKINNQLEAEINTDFEISKEDKMLLQKIINFDSGKNSYLLTTNNSSKRYNFIIKLLEKLVEQNKNIILLIPEVEKDFVFLEQLDSYFADGIAFLHSQLSQGERFDQWQQIRKGEVQIAVGARSAVFAPFSKLDAIILMEENNECYKEQEHPLYHARQIAVRRLQNKNDLLVLESPFPSLESKKLAAKGKYNQIYLNSKKSNIKSEVIDMKKEVEKGNLGDLSKNLKQKISDHLEKNNKILLFLNRLGMSNYVICRKCGHVIKCDNCDISLKYHNQKDELSCHYCGLKKQMPDKCPECGSAFISQAGVGTEKIIEELNKIYSNSVIVRVDGDLKENEQKKRLNAFKNGDIDILVGTSILIKNQFYANLKFAAVISADTALNSSNFRAAENNYFLLNQLKSLLSNSCESEFLVQTYEPEHYSIKAALNDQDNSFYEQEISIREKRNYPPFCRLLNIIISSENEKQTAEISRKLSHFLEQYSDNYLEKLGEAPAPLSKIRKKYRRQIILKFKSMRNREYIIQLIEKKFMEANNNDSVEIRIDVDPYKML, encoded by the coding sequence ATGAATAAAATAATAAAAGTAGTTGTTGATCTACCTTTAAAAAAACTAAATAAAGAATTTGATTATTTACTTCCAGATAGATTTAAATCTATGATAAAAGTTGGGCAAATTGTCAAAGTCCCTTTTGGGCGGAGAAAAATTTCTGCTTTTGTAACTCAAATTAATGCTGATTCTGACCTTGAAATTTCTAAACTTAAAGAAATTGAGACCATTTATTATCAAGAAAGTTTTTTTGATAATGAATTATTAAATCTATTTTATTGGACTGCAAGTTATTATCATGCTTATCTGCCCCAGGTTATAAAATCAGCTTTGCCACCAGGCATAATTGATAAAAAGATTAAAAAGAAACAGGTTGAGTATTTAAAGTTAAATAACGAAATTGATGATTTTAATAATGAGCTGCAAAAATTAAAAAATAGAGCCCCAAAACAATATTTAATTTTAAAATACTTACTGGATAATATTGAGCAGCAAAATAAGTTAAAAACAGTAACTTCTTTTGCTGACACATCTCGTCAAACTGTTTACCGTTTAATAGACAAAAATTTAATTATTTTATATAATAATTATCAAAGTAGAGTACCAAAAATAAATAATCAATTAGAAGCGGAAATTAATACTGATTTTGAAATTTCAAAAGAAGACAAAATGCTTTTGCAAAAAATTATAAACTTTGATTCGGGTAAAAATAGTTATCTTTTAACAACAAATAATTCTTCTAAGAGGTATAATTTTATTATAAAGCTTTTAGAAAAACTAGTAGAGCAGAATAAAAATATTATTTTACTTATTCCTGAGGTGGAAAAAGACTTTGTTTTTTTAGAGCAGCTGGACAGTTATTTTGCTGATGGGATAGCTTTTTTACACAGTCAGCTCTCTCAAGGTGAACGCTTTGATCAATGGCAGCAAATTCGAAAGGGAGAAGTTCAAATTGCAGTTGGTGCAAGATCAGCAGTTTTTGCGCCTTTTTCTAAATTAGACGCAATTATTTTAATGGAAGAGAATAATGAATGCTACAAAGAACAGGAACATCCTTTATATCATGCCCGGCAAATTGCTGTCAGGAGATTACAAAATAAAAATGATCTTTTAGTTCTAGAATCACCTTTTCCATCTCTGGAAAGTAAAAAACTTGCTGCTAAAGGCAAATATAATCAGATTTATTTAAATTCTAAAAAAAGCAATATAAAAAGTGAAGTAATAGATATGAAAAAAGAAGTTGAAAAAGGTAACTTAGGTGATTTGAGTAAAAATTTAAAACAAAAAATCTCTGATCATTTAGAAAAAAATAATAAAATTTTATTATTCTTAAATAGATTAGGAATGTCTAATTATGTAATTTGTAGAAAATGTGGGCATGTAATTAAGTGTGATAACTGTGATATTTCTTTAAAATATCATAATCAAAAAGATGAATTGAGTTGTCATTATTGTGGATTAAAGAAACAAATGCCAGATAAATGTCCAGAATGTGGTAGTGCTTTTATATCTCAAGCAGGAGTTGGCACTGAAAAAATAATTGAAGAACTTAATAAAATATATTCGAATTCAGTAATTGTTCGAGTCGATGGAGATTTAAAAGAAAATGAACAAAAAAAACGACTTAATGCATTTAAGAATGGGGACATTGATATTTTAGTAGGAACTTCAATATTAATTAAAAATCAATTCTATGCTAATTTAAAATTTGCAGCTGTTATTTCTGCTGATACAGCGCTTAACAGTTCTAATTTTAGGGCAGCTGAGAATAATTATTTTCTTTTAAATCAGTTAAAATCATTACTTAGCAATAGTTGTGAAAGTGAATTTTTAGTGCAGACTTATGAGCCGGAACATTATAGTATAAAAGCTGCTTTGAATGATCAAGATAATTCTTTTTATGAACAGGAAATTTCAATTAGAGAGAAAAGAAATTATCCTCCTTTTTGCCGTTTATTAAATATTATAATCAGTTCCGAAAATGAAAAGCAAACAGCTGAAATAAGTCGTAAATTATCCCATTTTTTAGAACAATATAGTGATAATTATTTAGAAAAATTAGGGGAAGCACCGGCCCCTTTAAGTAAAATAAGGAAAAAGTATAGAAGGCAGATTATTTTAAAGTTTAAATCTATGAGAAATCGTGAATATATAATTCAGCTGATAGAAAAAAAGTTTATGGAAGCAAATAATAATGATTCAGTCGAAATTCGTATTGATGTGGATCCCTATAAAATGTTATAA